A genomic region of Cryptococcus gattii WM276 chromosome F, complete sequence contains the following coding sequences:
- a CDS encoding F-box protein, putative; Met30p (Similar to TIGR gene model, INSD accession AAW44020.1; controls cell cycle function, sulfur metabolism, and methionine biosynthesis), with translation MSITRPEVTDATRFLLIFLIATLSYRHTSWRHGKFNSVLYPTMSPSAPPNMAAFPRENHYEMEDQSLDVIPTRAGRKLCVRHKQMANQNINEKLQRSLDSLNPSERAAITQMWSTFSTAPHGKRKIILEGILTMCCFSQLSHLSDSLNQIIRIDPFSLLPRETSLRILGYLDAFSLGRAAQVSRSWKALADDDLLWRRMCGQHIDRKCDKCGWGLPLLERKRLRVELKDRSPAGLVEHDHKHENENGQSRLVTRDQVLSSNTNTVSSTVGLKSCDTPAMYLFPPNVSAGTSKGIKRAGPESSTSAAKKVKMNGSDSEAEIIKPSSASLTREVRLTRPWKTVYCERLMVERNWRKGRCSTKVLKGHTDGVMCLQYHTALTNPSYPVLITGSYDRTVRVWNLDTGEEVRVLRGHTRAVRALQFDQMLLFTGAMDGTVRMWNWRAGECLRVMDGHTDGVISLNYNGYLLATGSADSTINVWNFRTGNRFTLRGHEEWVNNVVLWDGKTTPSDTDPAAIPSFTQAVSNRCQKSKSPAAVSNEPTLPDIDPGAMLFSSSDDMTIKLWDLETATCIRTFEGHKAQVQSLKVLMVDMTEEEVEARDRRQRRQITPSASGFTTGSRVASPPRGTHGSNAALDDVPAGFDALEHRGRSRSDAVQPRVYVHSPDGTHKKSEREQSHSREKKAIVASGSLDGTVKIWDVETGREQSTLFGHIEGVWAIDIDALRLVSASHDRTIKVWEKESAQCMQTLVGHRGAVTSLQLSDDMIVSGSDDGDVMVWNFAASANNVSNTTNVCESITPSTTPAIV, from the exons ATGAGTATCACGAGACCGGAGGTGACCGATGCG ACTAGATTCCTTCTCATATTCCTGATTGCCACACTATCCTACCGCCATACTTCTTGGAGACACGGCAAGTTCAACAGC GTCTTATATCCCACCATGTCTCCTTCTGCGCCACCCAACATGGCGGCTTTCCCACGCGAAAATCACTACGAGATGGAAGACCAGTCTCTTGATGTGATACCCACTCGGGCCGGCAGGAAACTTTGTGTCAGACATAAGCAAATGGCGAATCAAAACATCAATGAAAAGCTGCAGCGT TCACTTGATAGTCTGAATCCTTCAGAACGGGCGGCTATTACGCAAATGTGGTCCACATTTTCCACAGCGCCTCatggaaagagaaaaatCATTTTGGAAGGCATTTTGACCATGTGCTGCTT CTCCCAATTATCTCATCTCTCTGATTCGCTCAACCAAATCATTCGAATTGAccctttctctctccttccgCGCGAGACGTCGCTTCGCATACTTGGATATTTGGACGCTTTCTCTTTAGGTCGTGCAGCTCAAGTATCCAGATCATGGAAGGCGCTTGCCGACGATGACCTCCTTTGGCGCAGAATGTGCGGCCAACATATTGACCGAAAATGCGATAAATGTGGTTGGGGTCTTCCGTTGCTTGAACGAAAAAGGCTTAGAGTCGAGCTGAAGGATAGAAGTCCTGCCGGCCTGGTCGAACACGATCACAAGCACGAAAATGAAAATGGGCAAAGTCGACTAGTTACAAGGGATCAGGTGCTTTCAAGCAACACGAATACAGTGAGCTCGACTGTTGGTTTGAAGTCGTGTGACACCCCGGCTATGTACCTATTCCCCCCGAACGTAAGCGCTGGTACCTCTAAAGGCATCAAAAGGGCTGGCCCGGAGTCATCCACAAGTGCAGCAAAGAAGGTCAAGATGAATGGCAGTGACTCTGAAGCGGAGATTATCAAGCCCAGCAGTGCTAGCTTGACCAGGGAGGTCAGGTTGACCAGGCCATGGAAGACTGTTTATTGCGAGAGATTGATGGTGGAGAGAAACTGGAGAAAGGGCAGGTGTAGCACCAAGGTTCTCAAG GGTCATACCGATGGTGTCATGTGTCTTCAGTATCACACTGCTCTCACAAACCCGTCTTATCCTGTTCTCATTACTGGTTCTTACGACAGAACTGTTCGCGTGTGGAATCTTGATACGGGCGAAGAAGTTCGCGTCCTTCGAGGTCATACTCGTGCTGTCCGAGCGCTTCAATTTGATCAGATGCTCCTCTTCACAGGTGCTATGGACGGTACAGTCCGTATGTGGAATTGGCGGGCCGGTGAGTGTTTGAGGGTTATGGACGGACACACAGATGGTGTCATCTCCCTCAACTATAACGGGTACCTTCTTGCGACTGGATCTGCCGATTCAACGATAAACGTCTGGAATTTCCGTACTGGCAATCGCTTCACTCTGCGTGGTCATGAGGAATGGGTCAATAACGTCGTACTGTGGGACGGAAAGACTACGCCGTCTGACACTGATCCTGCTGCCATTCCGAGCTTTACTCAGGCCGTCAGTAACAGATGTCAAAAATCGAAATCCCCAGCTGCTGTTAGCAACGAGCCAACCCTACCCGACATTGACCCAGGAGCAATgctcttttcttcttccgacGATATGACCATCAAGCTTTGGGATCTTGAGACTGCCACATGTATTCGTACTTTCGAAGGACACAAGGCCCAAGTCCAATCCCTCAAGGTGTTGATGGTGGACATGACtgaggaagaagttgaAGCTCGAGACCGACGTCAGCGTCGGCAAATCACCCCTTCCGCCTCGGGATTTACGACTGGCTCGCGAGTCGCTTCTCCTCCTCGGGGCACTCATGGTTCCAATGCGGCACTGGACGATGTCCCTGCCGGTTTTGACGCTCTCGAGCACCGGGGCCGCTCTCGCTCTGACGCGGTTCAACCACGCGTTTATGTGCATTCCCCTGATGGTACACACAAAAAGTCTGAGCGCGAGCAATCTCACAGCCGTGAGAAAAAAGCCATCGTTGCGTCTGGCAGTCTTGACGGCACTGTCAAGATCTGGGACGTTGAGACTGGTCGAGAGCAGTCGACGTTATTTGGCCATATTGAAGGCGTTTGGGCTATCGACATTGATGCTCTACGATTAGTCTCTGCTTCACACGATAGGACAATCAAGGTTTGGGAAAAAGAAAGCGCGCAGTGCATGCAGACGCTGGTCGGGCATAGGGGTGCGGTCACCTCGTTGCAGTTGAGTGATGACATGATTGTTTCGGGCTCTG ATGACGGAGACGTCATGGTTTGGAACTTTGCAGCGTCGGCCAACAATGTCTCGAATACCACCAATGTTTGCGAATCTATCACTCCATCCACGACCCCTGCCATTGTATAA
- a CDS encoding uncharacterized protein (Similar to SGTC gene model, INSD accession EAL19940.1) yields MSNFERLNKTGDAILLHDDSQGPGVSAENPAGVYPDVGGNPAPPGSMPGSGAPDHHGDVRGVFGNPEVFKDTFGHLSSAFSEVISSIQHESGSGIGYVGKALIARLEKMRDEVDGWRTGKGLPEVEKHGGERGEDVEQAEGDEGGLYKD; encoded by the exons ATGTCAAACTTCGAGA GATTGAACAAGACTGGAGACGCAATCCTTCTACATGATGACAGTCAAGGTCCTGGAGTTTCTGC TGAGAATCCAGCCGGTGTGTATCCCGATGTAGGAGGAAATCCGGCACCACCTGGATCTATGCCTGGATCAGGCGCTCCAGACCACCATGGGGATGTGAGGGGTGTTTTCGGCAAT CCTGAGGTCTTCAAAGATACCTTTGGTCACCTTTCATCAGCCTTTTCTGAAGTTATCAGCTCCATTCAGCATGAGAGTGGGTCGGGAATCGGTTATGTAGGGAAAGCTTTAATTGCAAGGTTGGAGAAAATGAGAGATGAGGTCGATGGGTGGAGGACCGGCAAAGGGTTGCCGGAAGTGGAGAAGCATGGAGGCGAGCGAGGTGAAGACGTTGAGCAAGCGGAAGGGGATGAGGGTGGGCTGTACAAGGATTAG
- a CDS encoding GPI-anchor transamidase GPI17 (Similar to TIGR gene model, INSD accession AAW44018.1) produces MSTDTPHPAPGPITKTPAEITASINPSPRRRLAIILSFPLLILLAVPFWWYTTSIERLPLPETRISDLEGANYTAPRAHILFTADASAFPTPPPGRRQFDTKDILRSLGKEVTKGVDGIFAKQKPSERDVRQWDLVYEGDKEAIGTTLRVHIRTWEYANSSFPLEPYVQLPETGLMTSGIPAGTLVLPVHPDQIGDRSLKLHYKIALINSILSVFPPRPPEIPLRALKYTPNITLSFVLLNEDATQGDYVHSWDIEGTIKDHFLPHLEALRPIFNFTIESQILYHAPLSFEPSYVEIPGGERDKALDATVDVINSMPDHSQKVSMEAAVKVMEDERGNKAWMIDREQMTIFVNSEKWSLDSGSTNNPVLRFLLYIPSTRHRPMRLAVPDSAQAFLLPQFGGVVILNPPFASFQSHSYHLSRTALAPAFHLFTQHLYSLLALPSLPYTPNKLHVPPPPSPFHRPSSLMQPLSPWQVHQVLLARLEENFQEGRKTLKGIVRLVRKIGEMKVGEGVRNTVLGAVIRLEKVQQSANLTALQAFVLARDAVELANKAFFDPSMMGLLYFPDEHKFAVYTPLFAPIAVPLIIGLLRELLSRRKRGKAVEYTEKFQSDHVMLDEIQDGAVHGTATSQVDINEKEKTMESSGGSLSDNSPLRTIRSRVIHD; encoded by the exons ATGTCGACCGACACCCCACATCCTGCTCCCGGCCCCATAACAAAAACCCCGGCAGAAATCACCGCCTCTATCAACCCTTCACCCAGACGTCGTCTTGccatcatcctctcctttccGCTGCTCATACTTCTCGCAGTACCATTCTGGTGGTATACCACCTCCATTGAGAGACTACCGCTTCCAGAGACTAGAATATCTGATTTGGAGGGTGCAAAT TACACGGCTCCTCGAGCACATATCCTGTTCACAGCCGACGCCAGCGCCTTCCCCACCCCTCCTCCTGGAAGAAGACAGTTTGATACCAAAGATATCTTGCGGAGTCTGGGAAAAGAAGTGACGAAGGGTGTGGATGGAATCTTCGCCAAGCAAAAGCCGAGCGAAAGAGATGTGCGACAGTGGGACCTCGTGTACGAGG GAGACAAAGAGGCCATAGGGACAACTTTGAGGGTCCATATACGAACGTGGGAGTATGCCAACTCATCTTTCCCGTTAGAGCCGTATGTGCAGCTTCCAGAGACCGGACTTATGACATCGGGCATCCCTGCTGGAACGTTAGTTCTTCCAGTGCATCCTGATCAGATCGGTGATCGTAGCCTCAAAT TACACTATAAGATTGCGTTGATCAACTCCATTCTTTCCGTTTTccctcctcgtcctcctgAAATACCGCTTCGAGCCCTCAAATATACGCCTAACATCACTCTTAGCTTCGTCTTGCTTAATGAAGATGCGACCCAAGGTGACTACGTGCACAGCTGGGACATTGAGGGCACAATCAAGG ACCATTTCCTACCCCATTTAGAAGCTCTTCGACCTATCTTCAACTTTACGATTGAATCTCAAATCCTTTACCACGCACCCTTGAGCTTTGAGCCGTCATATGTCGAGATCCCTGGTGGTGAGAGAGACAAGGCACTCGACGCGACGGTCGACGTGATTAACTCTATGCCTGACCACAGTCAGAAGGTCAGCATGGAGGCCGCCGTAAAAGTCATGGAAGACGAGCGAGGTAACAAAGCTTGGATGATCGATAGAGAACAAATGACGATATTCGTCAACTCGGAGAAATGGTCACTCG ACTCTGGAAGCACAAACAATCCAGTGTTGAGGTTTCTACTATACATTCCTTCAACAAGGCATCGACCTATGCGCCTTGCCGTCCCGG ACTCCGCTCAAGcattccttcttcctcagtTCGGCGGAGTAGTCATTCTCAATCCTCCCTTTGCATCTTTCCAGTCTCATTCGTATCATTTATCCCGTACAGCATTGGCACCtgcttttcatctcttcACGCAGCATCTTTATTCGCTTCTCGCTCTTCCTTCACTTCCTTATACACCTAACAAGCTCCATGTCCCGCCCCCTCCGTCCCCGTTCCATAGGCCGTCAAGCTTGATGCAGCCCTTGTCACCATGGCAGGTGCATCAAGTACTGCTTGCTAGACTTGAAGAAAATTTCCAAGAAGGGAGGAAAACATTGAAGGGTATCGTGAGATTAGTAAGAAAAATTGGGGAAATGAAAGTCGGAGAAGGCGTCAGAAATACGGTGCTGGGAGCAGTAATTAGGCTGGAGAAGGTGCAG CAATCGGCCAATTTAACCGCGCTCCAGGCTTTCGTCCTGGCACGCGATGCTGTTGAACTCGCCAATAAAGCATTTTTCGATCCTTCCATGATGGGCCTTCTTTACTTT CCTGATGAGCACAAGTTTGCAGTCTATACACCTCTGTTCGCACCCATTGCCGTTCCCTTGATCATAGGGCTGCTGAGAGAGCTTTTATCCcggagaaaaagaggaaaagcGGTTGAGTACACAGAAAAGTTCCAGAGTGATCACGTCATGCTGGATGAGATACAGGATGGTGCTGTACATGGAACAGCGACAAGCCAAGTGGACATAaatgagaaagagaagacAATGGAGTCATCTGGTGGCAGTCTATCGGACAACTCTCCTTTGCGTACGATACGCTCAAGGGTGATACACGACTGA
- a CDS encoding Hypothetical Protein (Similar to TIGR gene model, INSD accession AAW44216.1), with the protein MSSPPFTEDALNRYRITHSDRELRPLLRRLHQLPKLSSSPSPEDSIAERQLVYLELLKWRTGIERIIGSVGNLEKQKSDYERQTREIKGRTESMKQLLTKEEEYLKKARKLRDHRAKCDELVAKIRARSKSKNELDEQITTLETSLEEQRASHAIYVQTAQARADTFAHIAKLIEECRNVKLPVDPSLATVVLDKADVVESPATTSLPTNIQLNASAAPFQPTTAKTPSSSTLKAPSAGYALPSRPSNSPLPPSGNNRNQNSSRSGSHSLPIRPNGGGRGLSLVGQGKSRGGLEDGEVGPEEGELDERGAKRGLETEVTTRRSTRRRM; encoded by the exons ATGTCGTCCCCTCCTTTCACAGAAG ATGCCCTCAATCGGTACCGCATAACACACTCAGATAGGGAACTCAGACCGCTTCTCCGACGTTTACACCAACTGCCCAAACTGTCgtcttctccatctccgGAAGATTCTATTGCAGAGCGGCAGCTTGTCTATCTCGAGCTTCTAAAATGGCGTACAGGAATTGAGCGTATCATAGGATCTGTCGGGAATTTGGAGAAGCAAAAAAGCGATTATGAAAGGCAAACGAGGGAGATTAAGGGGAGGACTGAGTCTATGAAGCAGTTATTGACGAAGGAGGAAGAATATCTAAAGAAGGCGAGGAAATTGAGAGATCATAGAGCCAAGTGCGATGAGTTGGTCGCAAAGATCAGGGCGAGATCCAAGAGTAAAAATGAGCTCGACGA GCAAATAACGACTCTTGAAACCTCTCTTGAAGAGCAGCGGGCATCGCACGCCATCTATGTTCAGACTGCTCAAGCGCGCGCGGATACCTTTGCGCATATCGCGAAGCTCATCGAGGAGTGTAGAAATGTCAAGCTCCCGGTCGATCCCTCTCTAGCGACGGTTGTTTTGGACAAGGCAGACGTAGTCGAGTCACCAGCAACGACATCTTTGCCGACGAACATCCAACTTAACGCCTCCGCGGCGCCATTTCAGCCTACCACAGCCAAGacgccttcttcatcgacACTGAAGGCTCCCTCTGCAGGTTATGCCCTTCCTTCACGTCCGTCCAACTCGCCTTTGCCTCCTTCCGGCAACAACCGTAACCAAAATTCCTCCCGATCCGGGTCACATTCTTTACCGATCAGACCGAACGGTGGTGGAAGGGGCCTGTCATTGGTGGGACAAGGAAAGAGTCGCGGTGGGCTagaggatggagaagtAGGACCAGAGGAAGGGGAGCTGGATGAGAGAGGTGCTAAAAGAGGGCTTGAGACAGAGGTGACGACGAGAAGGAGTACTAGAAGAAGAATGTAG
- a CDS encoding Hypothetical Protein (Similar to TIGR gene model, INSD accession AAW44217.1) produces MPSSFPSLQAKPKLEVREVLPNQIYTVDDFFSPSELRAVLAWAQSLELEGPKKPGKGEAERTGRRASLHSSEIANSLLRLITPLLPSLSPPYTSQPGLSPNIRVYHYPPHTFFGQHYDMPQLDHASRRLSCWTVLVYLSDGVTGGGTTFYPHEETGKKGKKGGKLKYGPKEKVTVEPKAGRMLLHWHGVSGGGCMKHEGDEVLSGDKWVLRTDVLA; encoded by the exons ATGCCTTCCAGCTTCCCCTCACTACAGGCGAAGCCGAAGCTCGAAGTCCGCGAGGTTTTGCCAAACCAGATATACACTGTCGATGACTTCTTTTCCCCCTCCGAACTGCGAGCAGTTCTCGCTTGGGCTCAATCATTGGAGCTGGAAGGCCCCAAGAAACCTGGGAAAGGTGAAGCAGAAAGAACAGGCC GTCGGGCGTCGTTGCATTCTTCTGAAATAGCCAACTCCCTTTTACGACTGATTACCCCATTACTTCCCTCTCTGTCACCACCTTATACTTCACAACCTGGTCTTTCACCCAATATTCGGGTTTATCACTATCCTCCTCATACTTTCTTCGGTCAACATTACGACATGCCGCAGCTCGACCATGCTTCGCGGCGACTGAGTTGCTGGACAGTCTTGGTTTACCTCTCTGATGGTGTTACTGGTGGTGGCACGACCTTCTACCCTCATGAAGAGACTGGAAAGAAAGGCAAAAAGGGAGGCAAACTTAAATATGGGCCGAAGGAAAAAGTCACAGTGGAACCAAAGGCTGGTAGAATGCTGTTACATTGGCATGGTGTGAGTGGTGGTGGCTGTATGAAGCATGAAGGAGACGAGGTGCTATCCGGCGATAAGTGGGTTCTCAGGACAGATGTACTTGCATGA
- a CDS encoding uncharacterized protein (Similar to TIGR gene model, INSD accession AAW44215.1) produces MPTTLRIPLYALAALAMSGISLGAPDHWILTHAQTLLLGRVDPIVNPGAISSHVHNVVGASNFNWSPNTPSEQLDAACSSVIVADDKSNYWAPELYYQHVNGTFSPILSATRIYYFTKGNKVKPFPTGLKMISGSAVSKNLLDTKAFGVRISCDEEEAGHWLPNGTSHPGGCSTIAMATYFPSCGLESGDLDSDDHFSHMTWPQSYNGSVLVNDPNGQYCPDSHPIKYPTIFAQFNYYLDDNQPWRNDECTLVLSNGDCSGNTYHADFFNGWELDVLQAAITECGDGNGVGDNLMACAPLAKSTNESATWDCRLQGPIPAEDVGLWRPIDQIPGCNPLWKSDVATKPTCESTAGPAMVGANVYFENLKYRMHIPMTMSSIHNTSELEGLIPGLGNNGDSKLHAWGSDGVDRAEMTVGTWEEIEAAEVGESNSSSSVTNTSETATSVSAAVSAVTTSRPNGNGIVAVATATNTSENSPSVDVNSSTVASASHSAASSVTTSSSGKTCKRRKRGLTARDSVKSHFHKSRLHRQL; encoded by the exons ATGCCCACTACCCTCAGGATTCCCCTTTACGCGCTCGCTGCGCTTGCCATGTCAGGTATTTCACTCGGCGCCCCAGACCACTGGATCCTCACCCATGCTCAGACTTTACTGCTCGGTAGAGTCGACCCAATTGTTAATCCTGGAGCTATCAGCTCACATGTGCACAACGTGGTTGGAGCGAGTAATTTTAACT GGAGTCCAAATACGCCGTCGGAACAACTGGACGCTGCCTGTTCCTCTGTCATTGTAGCTGATGACAAGTCCAACTACTGGGCTCC GGAGCTCTACTATCAACATGTGAATGGCACATTTTCACCCATCCTTAGTGCTACTCGTATCTATTACTTCACGAAGGGAAACAAGGTCAAGCCTTTCCCCACGGGTCTCAAGATGATCAGCGGTTCAGCTGTCTCAAAAAACCTTTTGGATACCAAAGCTTTCGGTGTGAGGATCTCTtgtgatgaagaagaagcaggTCACTGGCTCCCAAATGGCACTAGTCACCCTGGTGGCTGTTCTACGATTGCTATGGCCACCTATTTTCCTAGTTGCGGTTTGGAAAGTGGAGATCTTGACTCGGACGACCACTTTTCACACATGACATGGCCTCAGAGTTATAATGGCTCAGTCCTTGTCAATGATCCTAACGGTCAATACTGTCCGGACTCTCATCCCATCAAATACCCCACTATCTTTGCTCAATTTAACTATTATCTTGATGACAATCAGCCCTGGCGTAATGATGAATGCACTTTGGTACTCTCAAACGGGGACTGCAGCGGTAACACCTATCATGCGGATTTCTTCAATGGT TGGGAGCTCGACGTCCTTCAGGCTGCCATTACTGAATGCGGCGACGGTAACGGTGTCGGCGACAATTTGATGGCTTGTGCCCCCCTGGCCAAATCAACTAACGAGTCAGCTACGTGGGATTGCCGTCTTCAAGGCCCTATACCTGCTGA GGATGTTGGCCTCTGGCGCCCCATTGACCAAATTCCTGGTTGTAATCCTCTTTGGAAGTCTGATGTTGCTACCAAGCCCACGTGCGAGTCCACAGCTGGCCCAGCCATGGTTGGCGCCAATGTGTACTTTGAGAATCTCAAG TATCGTATGCACATCCCGATGACCATGTCTTCAATCCACAACACGTCTGAACTTGAAGGTCTTATCCCTGGCCTGGGTAACAATGGGGATTCAAAACTCCATGCATGGGGCTCAGACGGTGTTGATCGTGCAGAAATGACAGTGGGTACatgggaagagattgaAGCTGCGGAAGTCGGTGAATCGAACTCGAGCTCCTCCGTCACAAACACTAGTGAAACAGCCACTAGCGTTAGTGCTGCTGTGAGCGCAGTCACCACTTCTCGACCAA ATGGAAATGGGATCGTAGCAGTTGCTACGGCCACTAATACGTCTGAAAATAGCCCCAGTGTCGATGTCAACTCATCTACCGTTGCTTCTGCATCTCATTCAGCTGCTTCAAGTGTCACTACCAGTTCTTCTGGTAAGACTTGCAA ACGGAGAAAGAGAGGTCTTACAGCTCGTGATTCCGTGAAGAGCCACTTTCACAAGTCCAGATTGCACCGACAACTTTAA